A single Thermosynechococcus vestitus BP-1 DNA region contains:
- a CDS encoding DUF6464 family protein: MATPSDLPTELHLIHPRRSLGHVYLDWTPQPGCHVDHEGETYTVLERRHRYRFRGGRYQLEKIALYVQPSDTPSDRHLVNGQWVIGDPSCRWNALSPLLRCAVNPQGSCQVCRDYQPREP; the protein is encoded by the coding sequence ATGGCAACCCCATCTGACTTACCGACAGAGTTGCACCTGATTCATCCCCGGCGATCGCTGGGGCATGTCTATCTCGACTGGACACCCCAACCCGGTTGCCATGTGGATCACGAAGGGGAAACCTATACAGTGTTAGAACGCCGCCATCGCTACCGGTTTCGTGGTGGACGCTATCAACTGGAAAAAATTGCCCTCTATGTGCAGCCCAGTGACACCCCTAGCGATCGCCATCTCGTTAATGGACAGTGGGTGATTGGCGATCCCTCCTGCCGCTGGAATGCCCTTTCACCCCTGTTGCGCTGTGCTGTGAACCCTCAAGGCTCCTGCCAAGTGTGTCGAGATTACCAGCCTCGAGAACCTTAG
- a CDS encoding glycogen/starch/alpha-glucan phosphorylase produces MTSLIPPGCPTVLTEDDRTGTSIETLRRAFMDNLFFIQGRFPEVATKNDYYLALAYTVRDRLLLRWLNSAKTYRDQESRTVCYLSAEFLLGPHLGNNLINLGLYEAVEEAMRQTGLNLKELLDQEEEPGLGNGGLGRLAACYMDSLATLEIPAIGYGIRYEYGIFDQEIRDGWQVEITDKWLRYGNPWEIPRPELILPVKFGGHTYSYTDDQGRYRVIWEPHQVVQGVAYDTPILGYKVNTANLLRLWRAEAVESFDFQAFNTGDYYGAVNQKIASENITKVLYPNDEQLQGKELRLMQEYFFCSCALQDMIRLYKQSGKQDLSRFHEKFTVQLNDTHPAISVAELMRLLVDEHLMPWEQAWDITRQTFAYTNHTLLPEALEKWPLDLFGSLLPRHLQIIYEINRRFLDEVRLQYPGDNDRLRRLSIIDESGCRYVRMAHLAAVGSHAINGVAVLHSELLKQTVLRDFYELTPEKFSNKTNGVTPRRWMVLSNPGLTRLITERIGEDWVKHLDQLRQLEPLAADAEFAAQWRSVKHGNKERLAQYIRDRIGVTVDPHSLFSILVKRIHEYKRQHLCVLKVITLYQMLRDQPHLEMVPQTFIFGGKAAPGYYMAKLIIKFINSVADVINRDPVVRDRLRVVFLPNYNVTLGQRVYPAADLSQQISTAGYEASGTGNMKFALNGALTIGTLDGANVEIREAVGAENFFLFGHTVEQLQELRCNGYRPWEFANGHPMLKRVLDLISSGYFSHGDTELFRPLVEHLWQDDRYCLLADYQSYVDCYQRVLQVYQDQAQWAKMSILNVARMGKFSSDRAIREYCQDIWHVQPVKIVLPATAYMTSPGQ; encoded by the coding sequence ATGACCAGTCTGATTCCGCCCGGTTGTCCTACAGTCCTCACGGAAGACGATCGCACCGGCACCAGTATTGAAACCCTGCGCCGCGCCTTTATGGATAATCTTTTCTTTATCCAAGGGCGATTCCCCGAAGTGGCGACGAAAAATGATTACTACTTGGCCTTGGCCTACACCGTGCGCGATCGCCTGCTGTTGCGCTGGCTCAATTCGGCAAAAACCTATCGAGATCAAGAAAGCCGCACCGTTTGCTATCTCTCCGCCGAATTTTTGCTAGGGCCACACCTTGGCAATAACCTGATTAACCTCGGACTCTATGAGGCCGTTGAAGAAGCCATGCGGCAAACGGGTTTAAACCTCAAAGAACTCCTCGATCAGGAGGAAGAGCCGGGCTTGGGTAATGGCGGCTTGGGTCGCTTGGCAGCCTGCTACATGGATTCTCTCGCCACACTGGAAATTCCCGCCATTGGCTATGGCATTCGCTATGAGTACGGTATCTTTGACCAGGAGATTCGCGATGGTTGGCAAGTCGAGATTACGGATAAGTGGTTACGCTATGGCAACCCTTGGGAAATTCCGCGACCAGAGTTAATTTTGCCAGTGAAGTTTGGCGGCCATACCTATAGCTACACCGATGATCAGGGCCGCTACCGGGTCATTTGGGAACCCCATCAAGTGGTTCAGGGGGTTGCTTATGACACCCCCATCTTGGGCTACAAGGTGAATACAGCCAATCTTCTGCGTCTATGGCGGGCAGAGGCGGTGGAGTCCTTTGACTTTCAAGCCTTTAACACGGGCGATTACTACGGTGCTGTTAACCAAAAAATTGCTTCAGAAAACATCACTAAGGTCCTCTATCCCAATGACGAGCAATTGCAGGGCAAAGAACTGCGGCTGATGCAGGAATATTTCTTTTGTTCCTGTGCCCTTCAGGATATGATCCGCCTCTACAAGCAATCGGGCAAACAGGATCTGAGTCGCTTCCATGAAAAGTTCACTGTGCAGTTGAACGATACTCACCCTGCAATCTCGGTCGCAGAACTCATGCGCCTGTTGGTCGATGAGCATCTCATGCCTTGGGAGCAGGCATGGGACATTACCCGCCAAACCTTTGCCTACACCAATCACACCCTCCTGCCCGAGGCGCTCGAAAAATGGCCCCTAGATCTCTTTGGCTCACTCTTGCCCCGCCACTTGCAAATTATCTATGAAATCAACCGCCGTTTCCTAGATGAGGTGCGCCTGCAATACCCGGGGGACAACGATCGCCTGCGGCGGCTGTCGATTATTGATGAAAGTGGCTGTCGCTATGTCCGCATGGCCCACTTGGCAGCGGTGGGCAGTCATGCCATCAACGGGGTGGCGGTGCTGCACTCAGAACTCTTGAAACAAACAGTACTCAGGGATTTCTACGAACTGACACCAGAGAAATTCTCCAATAAAACCAATGGCGTCACCCCTCGGCGGTGGATGGTGCTCAGCAATCCAGGATTGACCCGCCTGATCACTGAACGCATTGGCGAAGATTGGGTGAAGCACTTAGATCAACTGCGGCAATTGGAACCCTTGGCAGCGGATGCCGAGTTTGCAGCCCAGTGGCGATCGGTCAAGCATGGGAACAAGGAACGCCTTGCGCAATACATTCGCGATCGCATCGGGGTAACGGTGGATCCCCATTCCCTTTTCTCCATCTTGGTGAAGCGCATCCACGAATACAAACGGCAGCACCTGTGTGTTCTCAAGGTCATCACGCTTTATCAGATGTTGAGGGATCAGCCGCACCTGGAGATGGTGCCGCAAACATTTATTTTTGGTGGTAAGGCAGCCCCGGGCTACTATATGGCCAAGTTGATCATCAAGTTTATTAACTCAGTGGCGGATGTGATCAATCGTGATCCAGTGGTGCGCGATCGCCTGAGGGTCGTCTTTTTGCCCAACTACAACGTAACGCTGGGGCAGCGGGTCTATCCAGCAGCGGATCTTTCCCAGCAAATTTCAACAGCCGGCTACGAAGCCTCAGGCACAGGGAATATGAAATTTGCCCTCAATGGGGCGCTAACGATTGGCACCCTCGATGGTGCCAACGTGGAGATTCGCGAAGCGGTGGGGGCGGAAAACTTCTTCCTCTTTGGCCATACAGTAGAGCAGTTGCAGGAATTACGGTGCAACGGCTACCGTCCGTGGGAGTTTGCCAATGGTCATCCAATGCTAAAGCGGGTCCTTGACCTCATCAGCTCTGGTTACTTTTCCCATGGGGATACGGAACTCTTTCGACCCCTGGTTGAGCACCTCTGGCAAGACGATCGCTATTGCCTCTTGGCAGACTACCAAAGCTATGTAGATTGTTACCAACGGGTGCTTCAGGTCTATCAAGATCAAGCCCAATGGGCAAAAATGTCGATTCTCAATGTGGCACGGATGGGCAAATTTTCTAGCGATCGCGCCATTCGCGAGTACTGCCAAGACATCTGGCACGTTCAACCGGTGAAAATTGTCCTACCGGCAACCGCCTACATGACCTCCCCAGGGCAGTAG
- a CDS encoding AAA family ATPase: protein MRALFHRLQQRLNEIVVGQGAIAQGLIVALLAEGHVILEGVPGTAKTLLVKLLARLIAAEFRRIQLTPDVLPADILGTSLFDFNSRTFRLRKGPIFTQVLLADEINRTPPKTQAALLEAMEERQVTLDGTTLPLPGLFWTVATQNPLEFEGTYPLPEAQLDRFLLKLVVSYPEPSAERQMLENALAGFEARDLDQLNLEPLITVEQVLAARQQVRQVHVEPVVLDYLLALVQASRQHPELLLGASPRAAVGWLRATQAQAWLADRAYVTPEDVKAIALPLLQHRLVLKPEAQLDGTTLPQVIQGILAKVAVPR, encoded by the coding sequence GTGAGAGCGCTTTTCCATCGTTTGCAGCAGCGTCTCAATGAGATTGTGGTTGGTCAAGGGGCGATCGCCCAAGGATTAATTGTCGCGCTCCTCGCCGAAGGCCATGTCATCCTTGAGGGGGTGCCAGGAACTGCCAAAACCCTGCTGGTCAAGCTCCTCGCTCGCCTGATTGCAGCGGAATTTCGCCGTATCCAACTCACCCCCGATGTTCTCCCCGCTGATATTCTCGGTACGAGCCTTTTTGACTTCAACAGTCGCACCTTTCGCCTGCGCAAGGGGCCAATTTTTACCCAAGTCCTGCTGGCGGATGAAATTAACCGCACACCACCGAAAACCCAAGCGGCTCTTCTAGAAGCCATGGAAGAACGGCAGGTGACCCTCGACGGCACTACCCTCCCCCTCCCGGGTTTATTTTGGACAGTGGCCACCCAAAACCCCTTGGAATTTGAGGGAACCTATCCCTTGCCCGAAGCCCAACTGGATCGCTTCCTTTTGAAGCTGGTGGTGTCCTACCCAGAGCCAAGCGCTGAACGGCAAATGCTGGAAAATGCCCTTGCAGGCTTTGAAGCCCGGGATCTCGATCAGCTCAACTTGGAGCCCTTGATTACGGTTGAGCAAGTTTTGGCAGCACGGCAGCAGGTGCGGCAAGTCCATGTGGAGCCTGTGGTGCTAGATTATCTTTTGGCTTTGGTGCAGGCCAGCCGTCAACATCCCGAACTCCTGTTAGGGGCTTCCCCACGGGCCGCAGTGGGCTGGTTACGTGCTACCCAAGCCCAGGCCTGGCTAGCGGATCGCGCCTACGTCACGCCTGAGGATGTGAAGGCGATCGCCCTCCCGCTGCTGCAACACCGTTTGGTCCTCAAGCCCGAAGCCCAGTTAGATGGCACCACGCTGCCCCAAGTGATCCAAGGTATTCTCGCTAAAGTTGCTGTTCCCCGATGA
- a CDS encoding DUF58 domain-containing protein, whose product MKAPASYQFGRHRPRWVPTVRFYGLLLLGGILPVLTNFLPSELWPIADGVPQGKLQEALRDWPLGLGLVLMGLYDLVIFGLSLWDYIRIGRWQLTLDRVCESRLSIGRQNPIRLKVHLRGEVPLSEQIWVELYDYVPAEFGGETPSFAITAPVQSSVELLYHVFPPRRGAFQWPGCDVRLRSSWGLAWRRWFAPLVTEVEVYPDLMALRSLSIRLSLESSGSLRRRRYALGGTEFAELREYHLGDDLRLMDWKASARRGRPLVRAMEPERDQPLIILLDRGRLMTATVAGLQRFDWGLNAALALALTGLRRGDKVGLGIFDRQLHTWIAPQGGDSHLGRMLTQVYRCEPVFEESDYVGTVSAILGHYTRRALVVVLTEVIDEVASQELLAAMARLTPRFLPFCVALRDRHIETLAHRPLMPQPLAPVDQVATLYEQAVALELLQQRQRAFAHLEQKGVLVLDAPADQVSEQLVDRYLLLKARGRL is encoded by the coding sequence ATGAAGGCACCTGCCAGTTACCAGTTTGGTCGCCATCGCCCCCGCTGGGTGCCCACGGTCCGCTTCTATGGCCTCTTGCTCCTGGGGGGCATCTTGCCCGTGCTGACGAACTTCCTACCGTCGGAGCTATGGCCGATCGCCGATGGGGTTCCCCAAGGAAAGCTGCAGGAAGCCTTGCGCGACTGGCCTCTGGGGCTGGGGCTAGTCTTGATGGGGCTGTACGATCTGGTGATTTTCGGCCTGTCCCTGTGGGACTACATCCGCATCGGTCGCTGGCAACTGACCCTGGATCGCGTCTGTGAGTCACGGTTATCCATTGGTCGGCAAAACCCGATTCGCCTCAAGGTACACCTCCGTGGTGAGGTCCCCCTGAGTGAGCAGATCTGGGTTGAACTCTACGACTATGTGCCTGCTGAGTTTGGGGGGGAAACCCCCTCTTTTGCCATTACAGCGCCAGTCCAGAGCAGCGTGGAATTGCTGTACCATGTGTTTCCACCGCGACGGGGTGCCTTTCAATGGCCCGGCTGTGATGTGCGTTTGCGCAGTTCTTGGGGCTTGGCGTGGCGACGCTGGTTTGCACCGCTTGTCACGGAGGTTGAGGTCTATCCTGATTTGATGGCCTTGCGATCGCTCTCAATTCGCCTCAGTTTAGAGTCCAGTGGTAGCCTGCGGCGGCGACGCTACGCCCTGGGAGGCACCGAGTTTGCGGAATTGCGGGAATACCATCTGGGGGATGATCTGCGCCTCATGGATTGGAAAGCGAGTGCTCGCCGGGGACGGCCCCTTGTGCGAGCCATGGAGCCAGAACGGGATCAACCCCTGATCATTCTGCTGGATCGGGGACGCTTGATGACCGCTACTGTGGCGGGTTTGCAACGCTTTGACTGGGGCTTAAACGCGGCATTGGCCTTGGCTCTGACGGGGTTGCGGCGGGGTGACAAGGTGGGCTTAGGCATTTTTGATCGGCAATTGCACACCTGGATTGCGCCCCAAGGGGGGGATTCCCATCTCGGGCGGATGCTCACTCAGGTGTATCGCTGTGAACCGGTTTTTGAAGAATCGGATTATGTCGGCACAGTGAGCGCCATTTTGGGACACTATACCCGTCGTGCCCTTGTGGTGGTTCTCACAGAAGTGATTGATGAGGTGGCTTCCCAAGAACTCCTCGCGGCTATGGCGCGCCTGACGCCCCGTTTTCTACCCTTCTGTGTTGCTTTGCGCGATCGCCACATTGAAACCCTTGCCCACCGCCCTTTAATGCCACAGCCCTTGGCTCCCGTGGATCAGGTTGCCACCCTCTATGAACAGGCGGTTGCTCTGGAGCTGCTGCAGCAGCGACAGCGTGCCTTTGCCCATTTGGAGCAAAAAGGGGTTCTCGTGCTTGACGCCCCTGCGGATCAAGTGAGTGAGCAACTGGTGGATCGCTATCTGCTGCTGAAAGCCCGTGGCCGACTCTAG
- a CDS encoding CHAT domain-containing tetratricopeptide repeat protein encodes MKQLLSHRCCFAILLAIATATGVDFPGFAQNEAQQLRDIMQRLDALQQRYSAAVSELEAIRKTSFGGDTHNVIALTNQIEQFQKQGNYGAAVTPSRDLVAIAERVLGPHHPTLAAALNNLAVTYKELGNFSEAIPLYQRSLAIREKALGANHPDVATSLNNLANLYTDQGNYGEALPLYQRALRIREQALGKNHPDVGLSVHNLAVMYHLQGSLTTALPLYQGSLGLLEPALGAEHPLVATVLNNLAELYRAQGNYGAALPLYQRSLTNREKVLGTDHPDVATSLNNLAELYRVQGNYGAALPLYERSIALRQRTLGGDHPYLALSLASLAKAYWAQGKISEALTALNRALEIEEVNLSRNLVVGSEEYKRNYLATFQDSTNTAISFHLQGNPQNPAVANLALTTILRRKGRLLDVLAATISRLRNQLDASAQQQLDELIRVRTQIASLTFVRDRPPPASQMSQLQQRANQLEAQLVSQNANFRLELTPVTLGVVQQAIPANAVLLEFIEYVPYNPKTNRWEAPRYAVYALKNSGAPQWRDLGTVAELNTIIQAARQRMADPRLPATVTKPSLKAAYGRLLAPLEPFLEGSTHLLVAPDGQLNTLSFEALVDRQDRYLVQSYTITLLTSGRDLLRLQQRGKPANPPLVVGNPTFSQGSGRALAGSQRGVNPRSLDLRSLTFTELPGTATEVKTLSTLLPQAQVLTGRDATETAIKQTHRPRVLHLATHGFFLERPSVSPQVLQNTRGLNAYAPFGGENPLLRSGLALAGFNQRQSGVDDGVLTAFEVSGLNLDGTELVVMSACDTGRGDILNGDGVYGLRRAFTLAGARTQVGSLWKVDDTTTQRLMVAFYQNLAAGKGRSEALRQAQLQFMNDPSKQIPYFWAAFVSSGDWRPLP; translated from the coding sequence ATGAAACAGTTGTTGAGCCATCGGTGCTGTTTTGCGATTCTGTTGGCGATCGCTACGGCCACAGGGGTTGATTTCCCGGGATTTGCGCAAAATGAAGCCCAACAGTTGCGCGATATTATGCAGCGGTTGGATGCCCTCCAACAGCGCTATAGTGCCGCTGTCAGTGAACTAGAGGCGATTCGTAAAACCTCCTTTGGCGGCGATACTCATAATGTCATTGCCCTTACAAATCAAATTGAGCAGTTCCAAAAACAGGGGAATTATGGCGCAGCGGTAACACCCTCGCGGGACTTGGTGGCGATCGCCGAGCGGGTTTTAGGGCCTCATCACCCCACTCTTGCCGCAGCCTTGAACAACCTTGCCGTTACCTACAAGGAACTCGGCAACTTTAGTGAGGCCATTCCCCTTTACCAGCGCAGCTTGGCCATCCGTGAAAAAGCCCTTGGCGCAAATCATCCCGATGTTGCCACCAGCCTCAATAACCTCGCCAATCTCTACACCGATCAAGGTAACTACGGCGAGGCATTGCCCCTCTACCAGCGCGCTCTTAGGATCCGGGAACAAGCCCTTGGCAAGAACCATCCCGATGTGGGCTTGAGTGTCCACAACTTGGCAGTGATGTACCATTTGCAGGGCAGCTTAACCACCGCCTTGCCCCTGTACCAGGGCAGTCTCGGCCTCCTTGAACCCGCCTTAGGGGCAGAACATCCCCTGGTGGCAACCGTGTTGAATAACCTTGCCGAACTCTATCGTGCTCAGGGCAATTATGGCGCAGCGCTTCCCCTCTACCAACGCAGTTTGACGAACCGTGAAAAGGTGCTGGGGACAGATCACCCCGATGTTGCTACGAGTCTTAACAACTTGGCTGAACTCTATCGGGTACAGGGGAATTACGGGGCAGCCCTTCCCCTCTATGAGCGCAGTATTGCTCTGCGGCAGCGGACCCTCGGTGGCGACCATCCCTACTTGGCTCTGAGCCTTGCCAGCCTAGCAAAAGCCTACTGGGCCCAGGGGAAGATTAGTGAAGCCTTAACGGCTCTCAACCGGGCCCTTGAGATTGAAGAGGTCAACCTCAGCCGTAACCTAGTGGTTGGTTCCGAGGAATATAAACGCAACTATCTGGCCACATTTCAAGACTCCACCAATACCGCCATTTCCTTCCATTTGCAGGGGAATCCCCAGAATCCAGCGGTGGCCAACCTCGCACTGACAACCATTTTGCGCCGTAAAGGTCGACTGTTGGATGTTTTAGCGGCAACGATAAGCCGCCTGCGCAATCAACTGGATGCGTCGGCCCAGCAGCAACTGGATGAATTAATTCGTGTGCGAACACAGATTGCCAGCCTCACGTTTGTGCGCGATCGCCCACCCCCAGCCAGCCAAATGAGCCAACTGCAACAGCGTGCTAACCAACTGGAAGCGCAACTGGTGAGCCAAAATGCCAACTTCCGTTTAGAACTCACCCCCGTCACCCTCGGTGTTGTGCAGCAAGCCATTCCCGCCAATGCCGTGCTGCTGGAGTTTATTGAATATGTGCCCTACAACCCCAAAACCAACCGTTGGGAAGCTCCCCGCTACGCCGTCTATGCGCTGAAGAATAGCGGTGCCCCCCAATGGCGAGACTTGGGTACGGTGGCTGAGCTGAATACGATCATTCAGGCGGCGCGACAGCGGATGGCGGATCCAAGATTGCCAGCTACGGTAACGAAGCCCTCTTTGAAGGCGGCCTATGGGCGCCTCTTGGCTCCTCTGGAACCCTTCCTAGAGGGCAGTACCCATCTGCTAGTGGCTCCCGATGGTCAGTTGAACACCCTGTCCTTTGAGGCCTTGGTGGATCGGCAGGATCGCTACCTGGTGCAGTCCTACACGATCACACTGCTCACCTCAGGCCGCGACTTGCTGCGGCTGCAACAGCGAGGGAAACCCGCAAATCCCCCCTTGGTGGTGGGTAATCCCACCTTTAGTCAAGGGAGTGGTCGTGCCCTGGCAGGGAGTCAGCGGGGGGTCAACCCGCGATCGCTCGATTTGCGCAGCCTGACATTTACAGAATTGCCGGGGACAGCCACCGAGGTAAAAACCCTGAGCACCCTCTTGCCCCAAGCTCAAGTGCTCACGGGCAGGGATGCCACCGAAACGGCGATCAAACAAACCCACCGCCCCCGTGTGCTTCACTTGGCCACCCATGGATTTTTCTTGGAAAGGCCCTCTGTGTCTCCCCAAGTCCTGCAAAATACCCGTGGTCTGAATGCCTATGCCCCCTTTGGCGGTGAAAATCCCCTCTTGCGCTCTGGCCTGGCGCTGGCGGGCTTCAATCAACGGCAGAGTGGGGTGGATGATGGGGTGTTAACGGCTTTTGAAGTCAGCGGTCTCAACCTCGATGGCACCGAGTTAGTGGTGATGTCCGCCTGTGATACGGGACGCGGCGATATTCTCAATGGCGATGGTGTCTATGGATTGCGGCGGGCCTTTACCTTGGCGGGAGCCCGCACCCAAGTGGGTTCCCTCTGGAAGGTGGATGACACCACGACCCAACGACTGATGGTTGCCTTTTATCAAAATCTCGCCGCAGGTAAGGGACGTAGCGAAGCCCTACGGCAAGCGCAGTTGCAGTTCATGAATGACCCCAGTAAGCAAATTCCCTATTTTTGGGCTGCCTTTGTCAGCAGTGGTGACTGGCGCCCGCTTCCCTAG
- a CDS encoding DUF58 domain-containing protein, giving the protein MIKLHRFSQFLEERWVTPAYGGLLLLGMNLFLFAAAINSMAGWLYVITGIIFGLLLVAAILPPRYLRGLVLERVKVDPVHAGDRLRLTALLTNATQTPRHNLQVIDPVPRGLWSATQREFPQQAIEQLPPQQTVPWQYGLIPPRRGIYEWQQLRLRTAAPLGLFWCQRSFPVPQQVVVYPQVLQLQQCPLLDQLGQEISQEWRDRQHHLHVAQEGITRALRPYRWGDPLRLVHWRTSARYGELRVREFDTFSGGNAVTIALDTRSRWSEEDFEQAVIAAASLYLYSLQQQIPVQFWSPATGMLHGQPRVLRALAAIAPCDTDAEYPLDSLIWLTSQWPSPEPLPPGSVTVLWGEPPSRRQGLVLWIDRDRPLGIQLQTPISSPLP; this is encoded by the coding sequence ATGATCAAGCTGCATCGGTTCAGTCAGTTTTTAGAGGAACGCTGGGTAACCCCCGCCTATGGGGGACTGCTGCTGTTGGGAATGAATCTGTTTCTTTTTGCGGCAGCCATTAATTCGATGGCCGGTTGGCTCTACGTCATTACGGGGATCATTTTTGGTCTCCTGCTGGTGGCAGCGATTTTACCGCCGCGCTATTTGCGGGGACTGGTCCTAGAGCGAGTAAAGGTGGATCCAGTTCATGCGGGCGATCGCCTACGGCTCACGGCCTTGCTCACCAATGCCACCCAAACGCCTCGCCACAATCTGCAGGTGATTGACCCGGTTCCCCGTGGCCTCTGGTCAGCCACCCAGCGGGAATTTCCCCAACAGGCGATCGAGCAACTGCCCCCGCAGCAAACTGTTCCTTGGCAGTATGGGCTTATTCCACCGCGGCGGGGCATTTATGAGTGGCAACAGCTTCGACTGCGCACTGCCGCCCCCCTCGGCCTCTTTTGGTGTCAGCGCTCATTTCCTGTACCGCAACAGGTGGTGGTTTATCCGCAGGTTCTGCAACTGCAACAGTGTCCTTTACTGGATCAATTGGGGCAAGAGATTTCCCAAGAGTGGCGCGATCGCCAGCATCATCTTCACGTTGCCCAAGAGGGCATCACCCGTGCCTTACGTCCCTACCGCTGGGGAGACCCTTTGCGGCTAGTGCACTGGCGCACCAGTGCCCGTTATGGAGAACTGCGGGTACGCGAGTTTGATACCTTTAGCGGTGGCAATGCCGTAACTATTGCCCTTGATACCCGTTCCCGCTGGAGCGAAGAAGACTTTGAGCAGGCAGTTATTGCGGCGGCCAGTCTCTACCTTTACAGTTTGCAACAGCAAATTCCCGTCCAGTTTTGGAGTCCTGCTACGGGGATGCTCCACGGTCAACCAAGGGTCCTGCGGGCACTGGCGGCGATCGCCCCCTGCGACACTGATGCTGAGTATCCCCTTGATTCCCTTATCTGGCTCACCAGTCAATGGCCTAGCCCTGAACCGTTGCCCCCCGGCAGTGTCACCGTGCTCTGGGGAGAGCCCCCCTCGCGGCGGCAAGGGTTAGTTCTTTGGATTGATCGCGATCGCCCCCTGGGCATCCAATTACAAACCCCTATCAGCTCCCCCCTGCCCTAG
- a CDS encoding thioredoxin family protein: MKGIQQSNIEGFQRQIRSAPVPVIVHFWAPWCGLCRLIDPLLDQLEQSLPQQLQVLRINADENFALSRHFQLRSLPTVLFFDRGELVQRFDPALVQGDFRQALQQLLAHSFPSLLPAESHRS; encoded by the coding sequence GTGAAGGGCATTCAGCAATCGAATATAGAAGGATTCCAGCGGCAAATTCGCAGTGCCCCCGTGCCTGTCATTGTTCATTTTTGGGCCCCTTGGTGTGGCCTGTGCCGCCTCATTGATCCCCTGCTGGATCAACTGGAGCAGTCGCTGCCCCAACAGTTGCAAGTTCTGAGGATCAATGCCGATGAAAACTTTGCCCTCAGTCGGCACTTTCAATTGAGGAGCTTGCCAACCGTTCTTTTTTTCGATCGCGGGGAATTGGTGCAGCGGTTTGATCCTGCCCTTGTTCAGGGGGACTTTCGTCAAGCCTTGCAGCAACTGCTGGCCCACTCGTTTCCTAGCCTATTGCCCGCTGAGTCCCACCGGTCGTAA
- the recA gene encoding recombinase RecA, whose protein sequence is MSDTTLSLLSPEKRKALEFAISQIERSFGKGSIMRLGDATSMKVETISSGALTLDLALGGGLPKGRIIEIYGPESSGKTTLALHAIAEVQKAGGVAAFVDAEHALDPTYAAALRVDIQNLLVAQPDTGEAALEIVDQLVRSTAVDIIVVDSVAALVPRAEIEGDMGESHVGLQARLMSQALRKINGNISKTGCTVIFLNQLRQKIGLTYGNPETTTGGVALKFYASVRLDIRRVQTLKKGTEEFGIRAKVKVAKNKVAPPFRIAEFDIIFGKGIANLGCILDMAEEVGVITRKGAWYSYNGENLAQGRDNTINYMEENPSFAQEIEQQVRQRFDQRVALSANTAAYTEEEIGEGE, encoded by the coding sequence ATGAGTGACACCACCCTTTCCCTCCTTTCCCCCGAAAAGCGCAAAGCCCTTGAGTTTGCCATCTCCCAAATTGAACGCAGCTTTGGTAAGGGCAGCATTATGCGCCTTGGAGATGCCACCAGCATGAAGGTGGAGACGATTTCCAGTGGCGCCCTCACCCTTGACCTTGCTTTGGGCGGTGGACTACCGAAGGGGCGGATCATTGAAATTTATGGGCCTGAAAGTTCAGGGAAAACCACCTTAGCCCTCCATGCCATCGCTGAAGTGCAAAAGGCAGGGGGTGTGGCGGCTTTTGTGGATGCTGAACATGCCCTTGATCCCACCTATGCCGCTGCCCTACGGGTAGATATTCAAAACTTACTGGTTGCCCAGCCAGACACTGGGGAAGCGGCTCTAGAAATTGTTGATCAACTGGTGCGCTCAACCGCTGTGGATATTATAGTGGTGGACTCCGTGGCCGCCTTAGTACCCCGTGCCGAAATTGAGGGTGACATGGGAGAGAGCCATGTGGGGCTGCAAGCCCGCCTCATGAGCCAAGCCCTGCGCAAAATTAACGGCAATATCAGTAAAACAGGTTGTACGGTGATTTTCCTGAACCAATTGCGGCAAAAAATTGGCCTCACCTACGGTAACCCGGAAACAACGACGGGGGGAGTAGCCCTCAAGTTCTATGCCTCGGTGCGCCTAGATATTCGACGGGTGCAAACCCTGAAGAAGGGAACAGAGGAATTTGGTATTCGCGCCAAAGTCAAGGTGGCCAAAAATAAAGTGGCGCCTCCCTTTCGCATTGCGGAGTTTGACATTATTTTTGGTAAGGGTATTGCCAATCTCGGCTGTATCCTCGACATGGCTGAGGAAGTTGGTGTGATTACCCGCAAGGGGGCTTGGTATTCCTACAACGGCGAAAATCTTGCCCAAGGCCGCGACAACACAATTAACTACATGGAGGAGAACCCCAGCTTTGCCCAAGAGATTGAACAGCAGGTGCGGCAAAGGTTTGACCAGCGGGTAGCCCTCTCCGCCAATACAGCGGCTTATACTGAGGAGGAAATTGGCGAAGGGGAATAG